The DNA segment GTTGATTTTGTTTGTAATTTTCTTTTTTTATTTTATTTCTAAAAAAATCTTTTTGTTGTGATTGATAAAAGAAAAATAGTTTACTTAGGGTTTAATAGTATGTTTGGGCATAAACGTGGAGTCGAAAATGTAATTCATTTTCAATCTCAGGCAAGCCCATCAAATGTAAATTATTATTTGCATTGGGATTTTAAAACAAGTGTAAAGAGATATGAGAAATTGATTTGTATCGGAGTCAAGAAAAATCGATTTTGGTTTATTACGTTGAATATTATTTTAATAAAACTTAGAAAAAGAAATGATTTTTTTTTCATCCATTCTCACAATCCTTTGATGAGTATAATGAGTTTGTATCAAAGTAATTTATTTACTGTTCATGATGCATTATATTATTTGACAAATGCCAGGGGATATAGGTTAAATAAATTTTTTTTTTTATTGGAAAAAATTCTTTATCTGCGTTGTGTCAATATTCATTTTATTTCGGATTATGCAAAAAAAATGAGTTTATATAGAAAGAAAAATAATTTCATAATAATTCCAAATACTTCTCATTTTGAAAAATACAATATAAATGATGAACTTCCAACTAATTTAAGAGTATTCAAAGAAGATGTTATGAAGGTTTTTACTGTAAGAAGTATTGAGGAAAGAGCTTTAATAAATCTAATTATTGAAATTGCTATTAGGTTAAAAGAGGTCAAAATTGAATTTTTAATTGCTGGAAAAGGACCTTTATTAGATTTTTATCAAAAAAGAGTAAAGGAATTACAATTGGAAAATGTGACACTTTTAGGATTTGTTTCTGATAATGATTTGATTCAATATTATAGAAATTGTGATTTAGTTTTGATTCCTGCAGCTTACGGTGAAGGTTTCGGATTGCCAATAATTGAGGGATATTTGTTTGATAAACCGGTCATTTCATCTAATGCCTGTGCTATTCCTGATGTAATTATTTCAGATGATTTTCTATTTGAGAATAATGTCGAGAGTCTTATAGATAGAATAGATTATTTAAGGTATAAAAGTAAATATAATTATAGGAGTTATTACGATGAATATTTTTCCAATAAAGTTATAATTTCTAAAATGAGTAGATTATATAATGAAATTATGCTTGATTAGGGAGACAGGTGTAAATGATTTAAAATTTTTTGCAGATAAAAAAACTTTTTGAAATTTATAAAAAGAGTAGTAATAAATGGAGGTGGTTTTATAAAAAAGAAATTAAATAAAGGAATATCATAACATCTTCTTTTGAAAAAAAATTATGAATATATTTTTAGACAATATAATTTTTTCTTTGCAGAAAGCTG comes from the Flavobacterium limnophilum genome and includes:
- a CDS encoding glycosyltransferase family 4 protein is translated as MIDKRKIVYLGFNSMFGHKRGVENVIHFQSQASPSNVNYYLHWDFKTSVKRYEKLICIGVKKNRFWFITLNIILIKLRKRNDFFFIHSHNPLMSIMSLYQSNLFTVHDALYYLTNARGYRLNKFFFLLEKILYLRCVNIHFISDYAKKMSLYRKKNNFIIIPNTSHFEKYNINDELPTNLRVFKEDVMKVFTVRSIEERALINLIIEIAIRLKEVKIEFLIAGKGPLLDFYQKRVKELQLENVTLLGFVSDNDLIQYYRNCDLVLIPAAYGEGFGLPIIEGYLFDKPVISSNACAIPDVIISDDFLFENNVESLIDRIDYLRYKSKYNYRSYYDEYFSNKVIISKMSRLYNEIMLD